One Kineococcus aurantiacus genomic window carries:
- a CDS encoding LuxR C-terminal-related transcriptional regulator has protein sequence MPAVGRQDTPGAAAREHLAAAAPVLAHGVDPVRSLLTVARLVRGASAGAVLREDGRTEPVLGLGEDRLLAPGSPVLVAARSRLGAGQVCSSFLWPAGGRRTPGGHVRVTVLTAPDEAPTARAVVLLSPPPELHGLTPRELEVLGLVVDGCSNPEIARTLTVTPRTVAAHVEHVLVKLGAPTRTLAAVRAEREGLYVPPLALTPTGPRAGSAAPA, from the coding sequence GTGCCTGCTGTCGGGCGACAGGACACCCCCGGCGCGGCGGCCCGCGAGCACCTGGCGGCAGCCGCCCCCGTCCTGGCCCACGGCGTGGACCCGGTGCGCTCCCTCCTCACCGTCGCCCGCCTGGTCCGGGGCGCCAGCGCCGGGGCGGTCCTGCGCGAGGACGGGCGGACCGAACCGGTGCTCGGCCTGGGCGAGGACCGGCTGCTCGCGCCCGGTTCCCCGGTCCTGGTCGCGGCGCGCTCGCGCCTGGGCGCGGGGCAGGTGTGCTCGTCCTTCCTGTGGCCCGCGGGAGGGCGGCGCACCCCCGGCGGCCACGTGCGCGTCACGGTCCTCACCGCCCCCGACGAGGCGCCGACGGCGCGCGCGGTGGTGCTGCTGTCCCCGCCGCCCGAGCTGCACGGGCTGACGCCCCGGGAGCTGGAGGTGCTCGGGCTCGTGGTGGACGGCTGCTCGAACCCCGAGATCGCCCGCACGCTGACCGTGACGCCCCGGACGGTCGCCGCGCACGTCGAGCACGTGCTCGTGAAGCTCGGCGCCCCGACCCGGACGCTCGCCGCGGTGCGCGCCGAGCGGGAGGGGCTGTACGTCCCCCCGCTGGCCCTCACCCCGACCGGTCCGCGGGCCGGGTCCGCGGCGCCCGCGTAG
- a CDS encoding SpoIIE family protein phosphatase, which produces MTEHAAATDVAAITGDAPAAVLLVHLPSRAVVHVNPVARQLAPDAVLPMTVDAWSDAAQLRDLDGAELSETEHPLSKVARSEPVVGQAVSAAAGSDLGGQREPLWVVALPMAGAPLLDDHALVVFLPLRDTRAARAAMDAATEQAALRDRAVLATGLSFTVADARTDDFPLVWVNPAFTATTGYAFEEAVGRNCRFLQGPGTDPAAPERMRAALESGQGTTVTVLNYRKDGLAFWNQVALSPIFGPDGELTHFVAIQTDVSGRVAADRARDDALAAERAARRDAEEAHRQAEEHRARLDLLAEATHRLSGTLDSAECRRRLLELVVPGLADWAVVLSPDGQGQIADAAAVHRDPALAPRVAEYVAAVRRTALRGPLHELLLGDRPARRITGYGSRAVQAERRRWTGDEGVLALSDALGVDSLLVVPLPGRRRQGDDVMVLVRAPGSLEHTDDDLRIAVDLGRRAGLLLDNARLYEQQHLIATALQRSLLPDLPEVPGLTVAARYHAGQAGSDVGGDFYELIDVPGDGTALAIGDVAGHDVYAAAAMGHLKGLLRACAWDRTLDTPAAVLHRVDELTAALGMTTMATVTYAQLTRDGSGTWSLEHSTAGHPPLLVRHPDGAVEFLPGTGGIPLGVDPVLPRESLTHRLPAGSIVLGYTDGLVERRGEVLSEGLDRLARTAAAAPHDVHALCDALLAELGDSHDDIALLAVQLGA; this is translated from the coding sequence GTGACGGAACACGCGGCGGCCACGGACGTGGCCGCCATCACGGGCGACGCCCCCGCCGCGGTCCTGCTCGTCCACCTGCCCTCGCGCGCCGTGGTGCACGTCAACCCCGTCGCCCGCCAGCTCGCCCCGGACGCGGTGCTGCCCATGACCGTCGACGCCTGGTCGGACGCGGCGCAGCTGCGCGACCTCGACGGTGCGGAGCTGTCCGAGACCGAGCACCCCCTCTCGAAGGTCGCCCGCTCCGAACCCGTCGTGGGGCAGGCCGTCTCGGCCGCCGCCGGCAGCGACCTCGGCGGCCAGCGCGAACCCCTGTGGGTCGTCGCCCTGCCCATGGCCGGCGCACCCCTGCTCGACGACCACGCCCTCGTCGTGTTCCTGCCCCTGCGCGACACCCGCGCCGCGCGGGCCGCCATGGACGCCGCCACCGAGCAGGCCGCCCTGCGCGACCGCGCCGTCCTGGCCACCGGCCTGTCCTTCACCGTCGCCGACGCCCGCACCGACGACTTCCCCCTCGTGTGGGTGAACCCCGCCTTCACCGCCACCACCGGCTACGCGTTCGAGGAGGCCGTCGGCCGCAACTGCCGCTTCCTGCAGGGACCCGGCACCGACCCCGCGGCCCCCGAGCGGATGCGCGCGGCCCTGGAGTCCGGGCAGGGCACCACGGTGACGGTGCTGAACTACCGCAAGGACGGCCTGGCCTTCTGGAACCAGGTCGCCCTCAGCCCGATCTTCGGCCCCGACGGCGAGCTGACCCACTTCGTCGCCATCCAGACCGACGTCAGCGGCCGGGTCGCGGCCGACCGGGCCCGCGACGACGCCCTCGCCGCCGAGCGCGCCGCCCGCCGCGACGCCGAGGAGGCCCACCGGCAGGCCGAGGAGCACCGCGCGCGCCTGGACCTGCTGGCCGAGGCGACGCACCGGCTCTCGGGGACCCTCGACAGCGCCGAGTGCCGCCGCCGGCTGCTGGAGCTCGTCGTCCCCGGCCTGGCCGACTGGGCCGTGGTCCTCAGCCCCGACGGCCAGGGGCAGATCGCCGACGCCGCCGCCGTCCACCGCGACCCCGCCCTCGCGCCGCGCGTCGCGGAGTACGTCGCGGCCGTGCGGCGCACCGCGCTGCGCGGGCCGCTGCACGAGCTGCTGCTGGGCGACCGCCCCGCGCGGCGCATCACCGGCTACGGGAGCCGGGCCGTGCAGGCCGAACGGCGGCGCTGGACCGGCGACGAGGGGGTCCTCGCGCTGTCCGACGCCCTGGGCGTCGACTCGCTGCTCGTCGTGCCGCTGCCCGGCCGCCGCCGCCAGGGCGACGACGTCATGGTGCTCGTGCGCGCGCCCGGGTCCCTCGAGCACACCGACGACGACCTGCGCATCGCCGTCGACCTCGGCCGCCGCGCCGGCCTGCTCCTGGACAACGCCCGGCTGTACGAGCAGCAGCACCTCATCGCCACGGCGCTGCAGCGCAGCCTGCTGCCGGACCTGCCCGAGGTGCCCGGCCTGACCGTGGCCGCCCGCTACCACGCCGGCCAGGCCGGCAGCGACGTCGGCGGCGACTTCTACGAGCTCATCGACGTCCCCGGCGACGGCACCGCCCTGGCCATCGGCGACGTCGCCGGCCACGACGTGTACGCCGCCGCCGCGATGGGCCACCTCAAGGGGCTGCTGCGGGCCTGCGCGTGGGACCGGACGCTCGACACCCCCGCCGCGGTGCTGCACCGCGTCGACGAGCTCACCGCCGCCCTCGGCATGACCACCATGGCGACCGTCACGTACGCCCAGCTGACCCGCGACGGGTCCGGCACGTGGTCCCTGGAGCACTCCACGGCCGGGCACCCGCCGCTGCTGGTCCGCCACCCCGACGGGGCCGTGGAGTTCCTGCCCGGCACGGGCGGCATCCCCCTGGGGGTGGACCCCGTGCTGCCCCGGGAGTCCCTCACGCACCGGCTGCCCGCCGGGTCCATCGTCCTGGGCTACACCGACGGCCTCGTCGAACGCCGCGGCGAGGTGCTCTCCGAGGGCCTGGACCGGCTCGCGCGCACCGCCGCTGCCGCCCCGCACGACGTGCACGCCCTGTGCGACGCGCTGCTGGCCGAGCTGGGCGACAGCCACGACGACATCGCGCTGCTGGCCGTCCAGCTCGGCGCGTGA
- a CDS encoding ATP-binding protein, giving the protein MCSQTPAAALDLVMDATASRRARRFLDEHWCTVHAASARPQADLVVTELVSNAVRHGAPPATLTLDCAGAAGVTVGVSDADPHAPTLRHVTPDALGGRGIALVDVLSEDWGVDPHPGGKTVWSRILGDVPGDVPGGEELPAR; this is encoded by the coding sequence ATGTGTTCCCAGACCCCCGCCGCCGCGCTCGACCTGGTCATGGACGCCACGGCCAGCCGGCGTGCGCGCAGGTTCCTCGATGAGCACTGGTGCACCGTCCACGCCGCCTCCGCCCGCCCCCAGGCCGACCTCGTCGTCACCGAGCTCGTCAGCAACGCCGTCCGGCACGGGGCGCCGCCGGCCACCCTGACCCTGGACTGCGCCGGGGCCGCCGGGGTGACCGTCGGCGTCAGCGACGCCGACCCCCACGCCCCCACCCTGCGGCACGTGACCCCCGACGCCCTCGGCGGCCGCGGCATCGCGCTCGTCGACGTCCTCAGCGAGGACTGGGGCGTCGACCCGCACCCGGGGGGCAAGACGGTGTGGAGCCGGATCCTCGGCGACGTCCCCGGCGACGTCCCCGGCGGCGAGGAGCTCCCGGCGCGCTGA
- a CDS encoding ABC transporter substrate-binding protein, whose amino-acid sequence MANPHLPTRRRLLTAGAAAAATGALSACGGFSTGGPDDSQSSDDGSLTMITWASDTEAPAFQALADAFREQTGTRVELQVVPYSEVLTAVDTGLRTDSPPDLFRVSYTDVAAYRAQGVLADLPDAADLEPAFLPAFWSAVTDDDGTFGVPHHTDTSMVVLNTAAVASAGLGPLPATVADAWTWEEFADALGRIRPSRADSYAFAANWQNAGAYRWLNFVDQAGGRLLSQDLTSVATDDPGALAAVTFTRDLFRRQLTPQNASARGQAASDLFLNQTVATAFAGDFLLAELDGGGFEYTATFLPRDVNASADLGGNALVAVEASARKEQALEFISFCAQAEQMGAFCAAATVLPTRRDVDPASLRYAVRPDLMPLYVEQATAIREPLVQQVVVPSFSAVNAQLRDRLDEVFLGDDDDATALRRLTDGVASVLTTP is encoded by the coding sequence ATGGCCAACCCCCACCTCCCCACCCGGCGCCGGCTCCTCACCGCCGGTGCCGCCGCGGCCGCGACCGGCGCGCTGAGCGCCTGCGGCGGCTTCTCCACCGGAGGCCCGGACGACTCGCAGTCGTCCGACGACGGCTCCCTGACGATGATCACCTGGGCCTCCGACACCGAGGCCCCCGCCTTCCAGGCGCTCGCGGACGCGTTCCGCGAGCAGACCGGGACGAGGGTGGAGCTGCAGGTCGTCCCGTACTCGGAGGTCCTCACGGCCGTCGACACCGGGCTGCGCACCGACAGCCCGCCGGACCTGTTCCGGGTCAGCTACACCGACGTCGCGGCGTACCGGGCCCAGGGCGTCCTGGCCGACCTGCCCGACGCGGCGGACCTCGAACCGGCGTTCCTGCCCGCGTTCTGGTCGGCCGTCACCGACGACGACGGCACCTTCGGCGTGCCCCACCACACCGACACCTCGATGGTCGTGCTGAACACCGCGGCCGTCGCCTCCGCGGGCCTGGGACCGCTGCCGGCGACCGTGGCCGACGCGTGGACCTGGGAGGAGTTCGCCGACGCCCTGGGGCGCATCCGGCCCAGCCGCGCCGACAGCTACGCGTTCGCCGCGAACTGGCAGAACGCCGGCGCCTACCGCTGGCTGAACTTCGTCGACCAGGCCGGCGGCCGGCTGCTGTCGCAGGACCTGACGTCCGTCGCCACCGACGACCCCGGGGCGCTGGCGGCCGTGACGTTCACGCGCGACCTGTTCCGCCGCCAGCTCACCCCGCAGAACGCCTCCGCGCGCGGGCAGGCGGCCAGCGACCTGTTCCTCAACCAGACGGTCGCCACCGCCTTCGCCGGTGACTTCCTCCTGGCCGAGCTCGACGGCGGCGGTTTCGAGTACACCGCGACGTTCCTGCCGCGCGACGTCAACGCCTCCGCGGACCTGGGCGGCAACGCCCTCGTCGCGGTCGAGGCGAGCGCGAGGAAGGAGCAGGCGCTGGAGTTCATCTCGTTCTGCGCGCAGGCCGAGCAGATGGGCGCCTTCTGCGCCGCCGCGACGGTCCTGCCCACCCGCCGGGACGTCGACCCCGCCTCGCTGCGGTACGCCGTGCGGCCCGACCTGATGCCCCTGTACGTCGAGCAGGCCACCGCGATCCGCGAACCCCTCGTGCAGCAGGTCGTCGTGCCGAGCTTCAGCGCGGTCAACGCGCAGCTGCGCGACCGGCTCGACGAGGTGTTCCTCGGCGACGACGACGACGCGACGGCGCTGCGGCGCCTCACCGACGGCGTCGCGTCGGTGCTGACGACCCCGTGA
- a CDS encoding ABC transporter permease subunit → MRRWATSYAMLAPALLLFGVFVLYPLVGAVRISLTDSTGIGRARFVGLANYTAMASDPTFWRAAGNTVLLAAVSVPVSLVLGLGVALLLRDRIPGGGLFRAVFLAPYVISGVVVAMAGRWVFDQNVGIVDRVLAAVGAPQPDWQSDGTAAAVSVVLVLLWARTGLAVVLYLSALQGVDGDVLEAAELDGASPWQRLRDVVWPLLRPTTFFLTVMLVIETFQVFDIVWVMTKGGPAGATELLVTYAYNQGFAARREGYGSAIGVVVFVVVLAATALWWRAQRASEDEL, encoded by the coding sequence GTGCGGCGGTGGGCCACGTCGTACGCGATGCTGGCCCCGGCGCTGCTGCTGTTCGGCGTGTTCGTGCTGTACCCGCTCGTCGGGGCCGTGCGGATCTCGCTGACGGACTCCACGGGCATCGGCCGCGCGCGGTTCGTGGGGCTCGCCAACTACACCGCCATGGCCTCCGACCCCACCTTCTGGCGGGCGGCGGGGAACACGGTGCTGCTGGCGGCCGTGTCGGTGCCCGTCAGCCTGGTCCTGGGGCTGGGCGTCGCGCTGCTGCTGCGCGACCGGATCCCCGGCGGCGGGCTCTTCCGGGCCGTGTTCCTCGCGCCGTACGTGATCTCCGGGGTCGTCGTGGCGATGGCCGGCCGCTGGGTCTTCGACCAGAACGTCGGCATCGTCGACCGCGTGCTCGCCGCGGTCGGCGCCCCGCAGCCGGACTGGCAGTCCGACGGCACCGCGGCCGCCGTCTCCGTCGTGCTGGTGCTGCTGTGGGCCAGGACGGGACTGGCGGTGGTCCTGTACCTGTCGGCGCTGCAGGGCGTCGACGGCGACGTCCTGGAGGCCGCCGAGCTCGACGGGGCCTCGCCCTGGCAGCGGCTGCGCGACGTCGTGTGGCCGCTGCTGCGGCCCACGACGTTCTTCCTCACGGTGATGCTCGTCATCGAGACGTTCCAGGTCTTCGACATCGTCTGGGTCATGACCAAGGGCGGACCGGCCGGGGCCACCGAGCTCCTCGTCACCTACGCCTACAACCAGGGGTTCGCGGCCCGCCGGGAGGGCTACGGGTCGGCCATCGGCGTCGTCGTCTTCGTGGTGGTGCTGGCCGCGACCGCCCTGTGGTGGCGGGCCCAGCGCGCCAGCGAGGACGAGCTGTGA
- a CDS encoding ABC transporter permease subunit: MSRVESAVRPRDGLAVQHGRRARAGSRRGRVAVLVALSLVWLFPLYWMLVTAVSPRDDLASGRVGVLPTSLDPGGFSRALTQFPVLQWAQNSLAIAVVAVAITVVVDVTAGYVLAKHRFPGRSVVFLLIVATLMIPVQVLLVPQFDLVNSLGWVNSYWAVIVPRSAEAFGVFLARQYFLSLPDELLEAAQLDGAGQLRTLWSVVLPLSRPLVAVLLVMTFTYRWNEFAWPLVALRDPDLYTLPVGLSFLQSQYTTDYPALMAGALVSILPVLVLFGLAQRQFVAGIARSGLK, encoded by the coding sequence GTGAGCCGGGTCGAGAGCGCGGTGCGCCCGCGCGACGGCCTCGCCGTGCAGCACGGCCGCCGGGCGCGCGCCGGGTCCCGGCGCGGCCGGGTCGCCGTGCTCGTCGCGCTGAGCCTGGTCTGGCTGTTCCCGCTGTACTGGATGCTCGTCACCGCGGTGTCCCCGCGCGACGACCTGGCCTCCGGCCGCGTCGGGGTCCTGCCGACGTCGCTGGACCCGGGCGGCTTCTCCCGGGCCCTCACGCAGTTCCCGGTGCTGCAGTGGGCGCAGAACTCCCTGGCCATCGCGGTCGTCGCGGTGGCCATCACGGTCGTCGTGGACGTCACGGCGGGCTACGTCCTGGCCAAGCACCGGTTCCCGGGGCGCTCGGTCGTCTTCCTGCTCATCGTCGCCACCCTCATGATCCCCGTGCAGGTGCTGCTCGTCCCGCAGTTCGACCTCGTCAACTCCCTGGGCTGGGTCAACTCGTACTGGGCGGTCATCGTCCCGCGCTCGGCGGAGGCGTTCGGGGTGTTCCTGGCCCGGCAGTACTTCCTGTCGCTGCCCGACGAGCTCCTCGAGGCCGCCCAGCTCGACGGTGCCGGGCAGCTGCGGACCCTGTGGTCGGTCGTGCTGCCGCTGTCTCGGCCGCTCGTCGCGGTGCTGCTCGTCATGACCTTCACGTACCGCTGGAACGAGTTCGCCTGGCCGCTGGTCGCGCTGCGCGACCCCGACCTCTACACCCTGCCGGTGGGGCTGTCGTTCCTGCAGAGCCAGTACACGACGGACTACCCGGCGCTCATGGCCGGGGCGCTCGTGTCGATCCTGCCGGTCCTGGTGCTCTTCGGCCTCGCCCAGCGCCAGTTCGTCGCCGGGATCGCCCGCAGCGGCCTGAAGTGA
- a CDS encoding diguanylate cyclase domain-containing protein yields MSTSLSGVRVHVVVGVLLSVLCVCLPVGPGRDGLYTLISFGCVALTAFGVRRNRPRAAGGWRFITAGIAAWACADLLWAVYTWVLDTSPFPSPADALYLTSYVLIACGFWRFVRARRGQGDPEGVIDSLIFTVGFVLVSWVLLMRPGLEAAGESTAARLLAAAYPLGDVLLLAFLVRLLTTSGGRTAAFRWLVVANALLLVADCAYQYSQMSEWYSGGLITLPWLLGYVSFAAAALHPSMRGLTDDAVRAPHARFTRGRLVALTLAGLVAPGTLLVQLALGSRLEAWAVALSSVVLFVLVILRMSGLLRRLDQQTSRLAEIARTDALTGLPNRRTGDAELARDVARAREEGLPLCVAVLDLDRFKLFNDTYGHQAGDQLLVQAAAAWRARLEHDGVGGGAGRSVMLGRWGGEEFLLILLGYDLAAAAAVLEPLRGVTPAGQTFSAGVAQWDGTESTAEVFARADAALYAAKEGGRDAVVRAPHPAAVG; encoded by the coding sequence GTGAGCACCTCCCTGTCCGGCGTCCGCGTCCACGTGGTCGTCGGCGTCCTGCTGTCCGTGCTGTGCGTGTGCCTGCCGGTGGGGCCGGGGCGCGACGGCCTGTACACGCTCATCAGCTTCGGCTGCGTGGCCCTCACGGCCTTCGGCGTGCGCCGGAACCGGCCCCGCGCGGCCGGCGGGTGGCGCTTCATCACGGCCGGCATCGCCGCGTGGGCCTGCGCCGACCTGCTGTGGGCGGTCTACACGTGGGTCCTGGACACCTCGCCGTTCCCCTCGCCGGCCGACGCCCTGTACCTGACCAGCTACGTCCTCATCGCCTGCGGGTTCTGGCGCTTCGTCCGCGCGCGGCGGGGGCAGGGCGACCCCGAGGGGGTCATCGACTCGCTGATCTTCACGGTGGGCTTCGTCCTCGTCAGCTGGGTGCTGCTCATGCGCCCGGGGCTGGAGGCGGCGGGGGAGTCGACCGCGGCGCGCCTGCTGGCGGCGGCCTACCCGCTGGGCGACGTGCTGCTGCTGGCCTTCCTGGTGCGCCTGCTGACCACCAGCGGGGGACGCACCGCGGCGTTCCGCTGGCTGGTCGTCGCCAACGCGCTGCTGCTGGTCGCCGACTGCGCCTACCAGTACTCGCAGATGTCGGAGTGGTACTCCGGCGGCCTCATCACGCTGCCGTGGCTGCTGGGGTACGTCTCCTTCGCCGCGGCCGCCCTGCACCCGTCGATGCGGGGGCTGACGGACGACGCGGTCCGGGCGCCGCACGCGCGCTTCACGCGCGGGCGGCTGGTCGCGCTCACGCTGGCCGGCCTGGTGGCCCCCGGGACCCTCCTGGTCCAGCTGGCGCTGGGCTCGCGGCTGGAGGCCTGGGCGGTGGCGCTGTCGTCGGTGGTCCTGTTCGTGCTGGTGATCCTGCGGATGTCGGGGCTGCTGCGCCGGCTGGACCAGCAGACGTCGCGCCTGGCCGAGATCGCCCGCACCGACGCGCTGACGGGCCTGCCGAACCGCCGCACCGGCGACGCCGAGCTGGCCCGGGACGTGGCGCGGGCGCGGGAGGAGGGGCTGCCGCTGTGCGTGGCGGTGCTCGACCTCGACCGCTTCAAGCTGTTCAACGACACCTACGGCCACCAGGCCGGTGACCAGCTGCTGGTGCAGGCCGCCGCGGCCTGGCGCGCGCGCCTGGAGCACGACGGGGTCGGCGGCGGCGCGGGCCGGTCGGTGATGCTCGGCCGGTGGGGCGGGGAGGAGTTCCTGCTGATCCTGCTCGGGTACGACCTCGCCGCGGCGGCCGCGGTGCTGGAGCCGCTGCGCGGGGTCACCCCGGCGGGGCAGACGTTCTCGGCCGGGGTCGCGCAGTGGGACGGGACCGAGAGCACCGCGGAGGTCTTCGCCCGGGCCGACGCCGCGCTGTACGCGGCGAAGGAGGGCGGGCGCGACGCGGTCGTGCGGGCCCCGCACCCGGCCGCGGTGGGCTGA
- a CDS encoding diguanylate cyclase has product MPAALVAAFTLATVLNAATAALAWRQRARTPAARALAAATGSLALWSALTAPQLVRLPPAVHAVLAHASFAGILGSVVGLHLLFRLVADPHFQPGRAHRAHLVLVPTAILLAVATDPWHHLVFAAISPLPGPPWYDSRFGPLFWAHAGWCYLLLLAADVRLARAWLTGTSVLRAQAGTLLLAGAVPLAGNVVLTATHAFSGQDLTPLFFTATGVLAARAVLRGGLLRVVPVARGAVVDTIGDHIVVVDVGGTVVDVNPAGRAHLRLVRPHLPRDPVGLPASEFLGPRALGDLPGGQVHYALEYRPGVHLDVKVTAITDRRGRPLGRVVGRDVTDLVQTRRRLEELRAQLAEEAVRDPLTGLHNRRHLDPVAAGLVRGAGPDRPLAVLAVDVDHFKAVNDAHGHATGDDVLVAVAHALAATARTGDLVARTGGEEFVLVLPGADPAALARRAGDFHRACAAVRVTTPAGDVLSPTVSVGTAVTTDPAAAFAVVLARADGALYEAKATGRDRVVHAGDAEPAHPR; this is encoded by the coding sequence GTGCCCGCAGCCCTCGTCGCCGCCTTCACCCTGGCCACCGTCCTCAACGCCGCCACCGCCGCGCTGGCCTGGCGCCAGCGCGCCCGCACCCCCGCCGCGCGGGCGCTGGCCGCGGCCACCGGCAGCCTGGCCCTGTGGTCGGCGCTGACCGCACCACAGCTCGTGCGGCTGCCCCCGGCCGTGCACGCGGTCCTGGCCCACGCCTCGTTCGCGGGGATCCTGGGGTCCGTCGTGGGCCTGCACCTGCTCTTCCGCCTCGTCGCCGACCCGCACTTCCAGCCCGGCCGGGCCCACCGCGCCCACCTGGTCCTGGTGCCGACCGCGATCCTGCTGGCCGTCGCCACCGACCCCTGGCACCACCTGGTGTTCGCGGCGATCAGCCCGCTGCCCGGGCCGCCCTGGTACGACAGCCGCTTCGGCCCGCTGTTCTGGGCCCACGCCGGCTGGTGCTACCTGCTGCTGCTGGCCGCCGACGTGCGGCTGGCCCGGGCGTGGCTGACCGGGACGAGCGTCCTGCGCGCCCAGGCCGGGACCCTGCTGCTGGCCGGAGCCGTCCCGCTGGCGGGCAACGTCGTCCTCACCGCCACCCACGCGTTCTCCGGGCAGGACCTCACCCCGCTGTTCTTCACCGCCACCGGTGTCCTCGCGGCCCGGGCCGTCCTGCGCGGCGGGTTGCTGCGGGTCGTCCCCGTCGCCCGTGGAGCTGTCGTGGACACCATCGGCGACCACATCGTCGTCGTCGACGTCGGCGGCACCGTCGTCGACGTCAACCCCGCCGGCCGCGCCCACCTGCGCCTGGTCCGCCCCCACCTGCCGCGCGACCCCGTCGGGCTGCCCGCCTCGGAGTTCCTCGGCCCCCGGGCCCTCGGCGACCTGCCCGGCGGGCAGGTGCACTACGCGCTGGAGTACCGGCCGGGGGTGCACCTGGACGTGAAGGTCACCGCCATCACCGACCGCCGCGGCCGCCCCCTGGGGCGGGTCGTCGGCCGCGACGTCACCGACCTCGTGCAGACCCGCCGGCGGCTGGAGGAGCTGCGGGCCCAGCTGGCCGAGGAGGCCGTCCGGGACCCGCTCACGGGGCTGCACAACCGCCGCCACCTCGACCCGGTGGCCGCCGGGCTGGTCCGCGGGGCGGGCCCGGACCGGCCCCTGGCGGTCCTGGCCGTCGACGTCGACCACTTCAAGGCCGTCAACGACGCGCACGGGCACGCCACCGGCGACGACGTCCTCGTCGCCGTCGCCCACGCCCTGGCCGCGACCGCCCGCACGGGGGACCTCGTGGCCCGCACCGGCGGGGAGGAGTTCGTCCTCGTCCTGCCCGGGGCCGACCCCGCGGCCCTGGCCCGGCGCGCCGGGGACTTCCACCGCGCCTGCGCCGCGGTCCGCGTGACCACCCCCGCCGGGGACGTGCTGAGCCCCACGGTGTCCGTCGGCACCGCCGTCACCACCGACCCCGCGGCGGCCTTCGCGGTCGTCCTGGCCCGCGCCGACGGCGCCCTGTACGAGGCCAAGGCCACCGGCCGGGACCGGGTCGTCCACGCCGGGGACGCGGAACCGGCCCACCCGCGCTAG